The Linepithema humile isolate Giens D197 chromosome 2, Lhum_UNIL_v1.0, whole genome shotgun sequence genome has a segment encoding these proteins:
- the LOC105674818 gene encoding pre-rRNA 2'-O-ribose RNA methyltransferase FTSJ3: MGKKTKIGKQRKDKYYQLAKETGYRSRAAFKLIQLNRKFEFLQKSRVCIDLCAAPGGWMQVARKNMPVSSIVIGVDLFPIKPIPGCISLVEDITTDKCRVAISREIKTWKADIVLNDGAPNVGKNWLHDAYQQAVLTLSAVKLATQFLKAGGWFVTKVFRSKDYNPLMWVLKQLFKKVHATKPQASRSESAEIFVVCQYYIAPDKLDPKFFDPKHVFSELEIETTNQFSVLHPEKQKKAKAEGYPENDYTLYHKLSAKEFINCEDAIEALQNASEIVIDDETIDKHKKTTKEVRECCKDIKVLGRKDLKLLLSWWKALKETKTDDSKEDDSKEEEHAEEDGTVAINLEEQEDLEDAAIEKQIAELRETEAKELKRKQKKANKERKKLNERLNLKMIHKNDEGPRLEADDMFKLNQIQTHQQLEQVTDQTPDVVAESDVDSDEEVQPNKVVYEKDTGHLDSKGLYYKAEDSEESDSDVASDDDTDSEKSGLGLEDSEDEETNKPRKKAVQKKEQQSNDFNSNPLLTDLDFRDKKTKKIQNAKLWFEKDVFKNLENEDDADYELDNMIEQYKKKGGRVLGEEKKVEEKVDEKPKQKRKISESDDTNSNYDMEEMMAPKKVKKIGGKDGFEVVSQKKDKKSKKKKLTSEDLALGSLLIQSQKSRRDLIDSAWNRYAFNDDKLPDWFVKDEEKHMKKEAPVPKELVEEYQKRVEDLNVRPIKKVMEAKARKKRRSLRKLEKAKKKVEALMDNADISDREKAKQVKALYKKAHQEPRKEVKYIVAKKHSAQKRAVRPPGVKGRYKIVDPRMKKDLRAAKAKEKTKGRGKKNRSGNKSRAKPKNMKTTKRKK, translated from the exons atggGGAAGAAGACGAAAATTGGAAAGCAAAGGAAAGATAAATACTATCAGTTAGCCAAAGAAACAG GTTATAGATCACGTGCTGctttcaaattaattcaactCAATCGCAAGtttgaatttttgcaaaagtCTAGAGTATGCATCGATTTATGTGCAGCACCTGGTGGCTGGATGCAAGTTGCCAGAAAAAATATGCCAGTGTCATCTATAGTTATAGGTGTGGATTTGTTTCCGATAAAGCCTATTCCAGGGTGTATTAGTCTTGTAGAAGACATTACAACGGATAAGTGCAGAGTGGCTATCTCACGTGAGATAAAAACATGGAAAGCTGATATTGTTTTAAACGATGGTGCTCCTAATGTTGGAAAAAATTGGCTTCATGATGCGTATCAGCAAGCTGTTTTAACATTATCAGCTGTTAAACTAGCTACTCAATTCTTAAAAGCTGGTGGTTGGTTTGTAACAAAAGTATTCAGATCTAAAGATTACAACCCATTGATGTGGGTgctaaaacaattatttaaaaag gtACATGCGACTAAACCTCAAGCTTCGCGCAGTGAATCTGCAGAAATTTTTGTAGTTTGTCAATATTATATTGCTCCAGATAAATTAGATCCCAAGTTCTTTGATCCAAAGCATGTATTTTCTGAATTAGAAATAGAAACTACCAACCAATTCAGTGTTCTTCATCccgaaaaacagaaaaaagcgAAAGCTGAAGGATATCCAGAGAACGATTACACATTGTATCACAAATTGTCTGCAAAAGAGTTTATTAACTGTGAAGATGCAATTGAGGCTCTGCAGAATGCCTctgaaattgtaatagatGATGAAACTATTGACAAGCACAAGAAGACGACTAAAGAAGTTAGAGAATGTTGCAAGGATATTAAAGTACTTGGTAGAAAGGATTTGAAACTGCTACTTAGTTGGTGGAAGGCATTAAAAGAGACAAAAACTGATGATTCAAAAGAAGATGATTCGAAAGAGGAAGAGCATGCGGAAGAAGATGGAACTGTGGCCATTAATCTCGAAGAACAGGAGGATTTGGAAGATGCAGCAATCGAAAAACAGATCGCTGAACTCCGAGAGACGGAAGCTAAAGAGTTGAAACGCAAGCAGAAAAAAGCtaacaaagagagaaaaaaattgaacgaaCGTCTCAATTTGAAAATGATTCATAAGAATGATGAGGGACCTAGATTAGAAGCAGATgatatgtttaaattaaaccAGATTCAAACCCACCAGCAATTGGAACAAGTTACAGATCAAACACCTGATGTTGTAGCAGAGAGCGATGTGGATTCGGATGAAGAGGTTCAACCGAATAAGGTTGTTTATGAGAAAGATACAGGACACTTGGACAGCAAAGGCTTGTACTACAAAGCGGAAGACAGCGAGGAAAGTGATTCTGATGTTGCATCGGATGATGACACTGATAGCGAAAAATCTGGACTag gTCTAGAGGATTCAGAGGATGAAGAGACAAACAAACCGCGGAAGAAAGCTGTGCAAAAGAAAGAACAACAATCTAATGATTTTAATAGCAACCCATTATTAACTGACTTAGACTTCCGggataaaaaaacgaaaaaaattcagaacGCAAAACTTTGGTTTGAAAaagatgtatttaaaaatttggagAATGAAGATGATGCAGATTATGAATTGGATAACATGATCGagcaatataaaaagaaaggtGGACGTGTTCTgggagaagagaaaaaagtagAAGAGAAAGTAGATGAGAAACCAAAACAGAAACGTAAGATCAGTGAAAGTGATGATACAAATTCAAACTATGATATGGAAGAAATGATGGCGcctaaaaaagttaaaaaaattggcgGAAAAGATGGCTTTGAAGTAGTATCACAAAAAAAAG ataaaaaatcaaagaaaaagaaattgactTCCGAAGATTTAGCACTTGGATCGCTGTTGATTCAAAGCCAGAAATCTCGAAGAGATTTAATCGACTCGGCTTGGAATAGATATGCGTTTAATGATGACAAATTACCCGATTGGTTTGTAAAAGACGAGGAGAAACATATGAAAAAAGAGGCACCTGTACCCAAAGAACTTGTGGAGGAATATCAAAAGAGAGTCGAAGACTTGAATGTTAGACCGATTAAGAAAGTAATGGAAGCTAAGGCAAGGAAAAAACGACGCTCACTGCGTAAGCTTGAAAAGGCCAAGAAGAAGGTGGAAGCATTGATGGATAACGCGGATATCAGCGACAGAGAAAAGGCCAAGCAAGTTAAAGC ATTGTACAAGAAAGCTCATCAAGAACCAAGAAAGGAAGTTAAGTATATTGTAGCGAAGAAACACAGCGCGCAGAAGCGGGCCGTCCGGCCTCCTGGTGTGAAAGGTCGATATAAGATAGTCGATCCGAGAATGAAGAAGGATTTACGCGCGGCGAAAGCGAAGGAAAAAACTAAAGGACGTGGAAAGAAAAATCGAAGCGGTAACAAATCGAGGGCGAAGcctaaaaatatgaaaactacgaaaaggaaaaagtaa
- the LOC105674821 gene encoding uncharacterized protein, translated as MWKFIVRGIQSTIERRICRTNIYSQSSQDNPTNDVKTNLTSQQNLLSSTFTFCDKNFCEWAKRAGAKDKKYNSEWNARHSWPEAVSWSSILAAGWIVCQTLGLRKRIDEKDRRQNFKSKLYNCAKVPFIFSQIANLEPRNIFPVTVLAITNVNSVGNNNSNLQDSDLQWTSEKAFGPVTIEEAFEEAADEFSKTHKVVVGQYELCYGIKALKEKRHEDALMHFSMGAKQSSPGSMFNLGLCHELGIGTVVDQKKAAECYNDAAAHDHADALYNLGVFHAQGKGGLPVSIDLARICFIKAAKLGQTQAQQALDLEKAKTQSKKSNTSTVQNIKFTHTNLQKNKIDDACVKLSNYMLRENIADILNANLVEKSTRDTPEYNEQPIKDSTQKILNFLSLKEASQGILMLNDYSVPC; from the exons ATGTGGAAATTTATAGTTCGTGGAATTCAATCGACAATAGAGCGACGTATTTGTCGCACCAATATTTACTCACAATCGTCACAAGATAACCCAACAAATGATGTCAAAACAAATTTGACAAGCCAACAAAATTTGCTTTCTTCAACTTTTACCTTTTGCGACAAGAATTTTTGTGAATGGGCTAAACGCGCTGGTGCTAAAGATAAGAAATACAATTCGGAATGGAATGCCAGGCATAGCTGGCCAGAGGCTGTTAGCtgg tctAGTATATTGGCAGCTGGATGGATTGTATGTCAAACACTTGGTTTGCGTAAAAGAATCGATGAGAAAGACAGACGTCAAAACTTCAAaagcaaattatataattgtgctAAGGttccatttatattttcacaaatagCAAATTTAGAACCAAGGAATATCTTTCCAGTCACTGTGTTGGCAATAACAAATGTCAACAGTGTTGGCAATAACAATTCTAACTTGCAAGATTCAGATTTACAATGGACATCAGAAAAAGCATTCGGTCCTGTCACCATTGAAGAG GCATTCGAAGAGGCTGCTGATGAATTTTCCAAGACCCACAAAGTAGTTGTAGGGCAATACGAACTCTGTTACGGTATAAAAGCTTTGAAAGAAAAGCGTCATGAAGATGCTTTGATGCATTTTTCAATGGGTGCCAAACAATCTTCCCCCGGAAGTATGTTCAACTTAGGTCTTTGTCATGAATTAGGCATTGGAACTGTAGTGGATCAAAAGAAG GCTGCAGAATGTTACAATGACGCCGCAGCACACGATCATGCCgatgcattatataatttgggaGTTTTCCATGCTCAAGGGAAAGGTGGCTTACCAGTTAGCATTGATCTTGCGcgtatttgttttattaaagcaGCAAAATTAGGTCAGACACAAGCGCAACAAGCGCTTGATTTAGAAAAAGCTAAGACTCAATCAAAGAAAAGCAATACCTCTACTGTACAGAATATCAAATTTACCCATACAAActtgcagaaaaataaaatagatgatGCATGCgttaaattaagtaattacatgtTAAGAGAAAACATTGCTGAcatattaaatgcaaatttggTTGAAAAATCCACGCGCGATACGCCAGAATATAACGAACAACCAATCAAAGATTCTACccagaaaattttaaactttctcAGCTTAAAAGAAGCTAGTCAAGGGATCCTTATGCTTAACGATTATAGTGTGCCATGTTAA
- the LOC105674823 gene encoding ADP-ribose pyrophosphatase, mitochondrial has product MNTRCMRMLHQKCRQGLYPFSNINRFAVPDEKVPWTVEYPEYKPVAYTAAALQGKPWADPEINEPIFKPKWNAVDGKVNRRSFTGDYVVRAGGYPLNPVGRTGIVGRGLLGRWGPNHAADPIVTRWKRDNTGAVEVDRHTGKRVLQFVAIQRRDSGEWAIPGGMIDPGETVSTTLMREFMEEALNFLEKNDTEREGLENSITEFFTKGDEIYKGYVDDPRNTDNAWMETVAINFHDEDSSVVGKLALQAGDDACNVRWMDVNHEINLYANHSEFVKKTVSQRNAHW; this is encoded by the exons ATGAATACTAGATGCATGAGAATGCTTCACCAGAAGTGTAGGCAGGGTTTATATCCGTTcagtaatataaatagatttgcGGTACCGGACGAAAAAGTTCCGTGGACGGTCGAATATCCCGAGTATAAACCGGTCGCGTACACCGCTGCCGCTCTTCAGGGTAAACCTTGGGCCGATCCGGAGATCAACGAACCCATCTTCAAACCAAAGTGGAATGCGGTGGATG gCAAGGTGAATCGAAGGAGTTTTACGGGTGACTACGTTGTGAGAGCGGGTGGTTACCCTTTAAATCCAGTTGGACGAACCGGTATCGTCGGACGAGGACTTCTGGGCCGATGGGGACCGAATCACGCCGCCGATCCGATCGTTACACGATGGAAACGCGATAATACGGGAGCTGTGGAGGTGGACAGGCACACGGGTAAACGTGTATTACAATTCGTCGCGATACAGAGGCGAGATTCCGGAGAATGGGCTATACCGGGAGGTATGATTGACCCGGGCGAGACGGTCTCTACTACTTTAATGAGGGAGTTCATGGAAGAAGCGCTCAActtcttggaaaaaaatgaCACCGAGAGAGAGGGCCTTGAAAATTCCATCACGGAATTTTTCACGAAAGGCGATGAGATTTACAAAGGGTATGTGGATGATCCGCGAAATACGGACAACGCTTGGATGGAGACGGTGGCTATAAATTTTCACGACGAGGACAGCAGCGTCGTCGGGAAACTTGCATTGCAAGCCGGCGACGATGCGTGTAATGTAAGGTGGATGGACGTGAatcatgaaataaatttatacgctAATCATAGTGAGTTTGTAAAGAAAACTGTATCGCAACGTAATGCACACTGGTGA